In Candidatus Zixiibacteriota bacterium, one DNA window encodes the following:
- a CDS encoding FAD-linked oxidase C-terminal domain-containing protein — protein sequence MNHILPQDLAILRAICGADFVLTDKTDLDTYGADETEDLCFPPEVAVRPQTTEQVQAIMRHCSSRRIPVTPRGGGTGLSGGALPVRGGVCLSLDRMNRILEIDTDNLVAVVQPGVITQVLQEAVEAQGLFYPPDPASRGSCLLGGNLAECAGGPRALKYGVTKDYVLGVEAVLPNGDLIRWGGKLFKNVTGYNLAQLLIGSEGTLAVITETTLKLIPLPRERIMLVAPFDDGEAAARALTKVFLARLTPSVAEYLEGAAVRCAEAKFSKSFPQSDADAHLMLELDGNDRALLEKEAETVGEICLGEGARDVLLADDRTRMDDLWQMRRGIGEAVKSVSIYKEEDTVVPRARLPELVRVVRDICTRHRLSAITYGHAGDGNLHVNILKRDLSDAEWNDRLPGAITELFERVVAMGGAISGEHGIGWTQKRYMPIAVAPAELALMRRLKAAFDPDGILNPGKVFPDDGAT from the coding sequence ATGAACCACATTCTGCCGCAGGACCTCGCCATCCTCCGTGCCATCTGCGGCGCGGACTTCGTCCTCACCGACAAGACTGACCTTGACACTTACGGCGCCGATGAGACGGAAGACCTGTGCTTCCCGCCCGAGGTGGCAGTAAGACCACAGACAACCGAACAGGTGCAGGCGATCATGCGCCATTGTTCGTCGCGACGCATCCCGGTCACGCCGCGCGGCGGAGGAACTGGTTTGTCCGGCGGGGCACTTCCAGTGCGTGGTGGTGTTTGTCTGTCATTGGACCGGATGAACCGCATCCTCGAAATCGACACCGACAATCTTGTCGCCGTCGTGCAGCCGGGTGTGATCACGCAGGTCCTGCAGGAAGCGGTCGAGGCGCAGGGTCTGTTCTATCCGCCCGATCCGGCCAGCCGCGGGTCGTGCCTGCTCGGCGGGAATCTGGCCGAGTGTGCCGGCGGACCGCGCGCGCTGAAATATGGCGTGACGAAGGACTATGTCCTCGGCGTCGAGGCGGTCCTCCCCAACGGCGATCTGATCCGCTGGGGCGGGAAGCTGTTCAAAAATGTCACCGGATACAATCTGGCGCAGTTGCTGATCGGCTCCGAGGGGACACTGGCGGTGATCACCGAAACCACGCTGAAGCTGATCCCTTTACCCCGGGAGCGGATCATGCTTGTGGCGCCGTTCGATGATGGCGAAGCGGCGGCACGGGCATTGACCAAGGTATTCCTGGCGCGGCTGACTCCTTCGGTCGCCGAATACCTGGAAGGTGCGGCCGTCCGTTGCGCTGAGGCCAAATTCAGCAAGTCATTCCCGCAATCCGACGCCGATGCGCATCTCATGCTCGAACTCGATGGCAATGACCGCGCGCTTCTGGAGAAAGAGGCCGAGACAGTAGGGGAGATCTGTCTTGGTGAAGGCGCACGCGATGTGTTGCTCGCCGATGACCGGACCCGGATGGATGATCTGTGGCAGATGCGTCGCGGGATCGGCGAGGCGGTCAAGTCGGTGTCGATCTACAAAGAGGAAGACACCGTTGTCCCCCGTGCCCGTCTCCCTGAACTGGTGCGGGTCGTCCGCGACATCTGCACCCGCCACCGGCTTTCGGCGATCACTTATGGCCACGCCGGCGACGGCAATCTCCACGTCAACATCCTTAAACGCGATTTGTCCGACGCCGAATGGAATGATCGTCTGCCGGGAGCGATCACAGAATTGTTCGAGCGCGTGGTCGCGATGGGCGGAGCGATTTCCGGCGAACACGGCATCGGTTGGACCCAGAAGCGTTACATGCCGATCGCGGTCGCTCCCGCGGAGCTTGCACTGATGCGTCGTCTCAAGGCGGCTTTCGACCCCGACGGCATCCTCAATCCGGGGAAGGTCTTCCCCGACGACGGGGCAACATGA
- a CDS encoding HDOD domain-containing protein produces MRSKILGVRELYTLPQTLVEVLRVTDSPQTSAHDLSRIILRDAPITARLLRMANSVMYGQQGRVNTVHQAVVLLGFRAVKSLVLSTAVYDLFADRNENPPFDFNQFWQYSLETAGISQLLAGRIGYQPQEEAFVAGLLHDIGLLVMARACPEEYRQFLAGADAAKGWCEAEGEFFGIDHAEAGAALFRDWGLPQPLIDAVARHHEYPLQVSGPNADRLTLLVALSDRVAHQGIWPRATLTRAMVEEKHRIVSTLGLRPLDLSLVDRWVSENLTAIASHLDIEVGSPTEILARANQRLYELHQETEALLLESAGTSRDELTSEILEAVCATFSHYINNASTSIMGHAELVQMAIARGVLADPDGRLADSMRMVEDAVVSISAVLTEMKQLTRFDVVSYHDRAQILNIEDKVKRRVETLRPRI; encoded by the coding sequence ATGCGAAGCAAGATATTGGGAGTCAGGGAGTTGTACACACTCCCTCAGACTCTGGTTGAAGTGCTCCGGGTGACCGACTCGCCGCAGACATCCGCGCATGACCTCAGTCGGATCATTCTGCGCGATGCGCCGATCACCGCCCGGCTCCTCCGTATGGCCAACTCCGTGATGTACGGTCAGCAAGGACGGGTCAACACGGTGCATCAAGCCGTGGTTCTGCTCGGCTTTCGCGCCGTCAAGTCTCTGGTATTGTCAACAGCAGTCTACGATCTGTTTGCCGATCGAAACGAGAATCCGCCGTTCGATTTCAATCAATTCTGGCAGTACTCGCTGGAAACCGCCGGCATTTCTCAACTGTTGGCAGGACGAATCGGCTATCAGCCCCAAGAGGAGGCCTTTGTCGCCGGGTTGCTCCATGATATCGGCCTGTTGGTCATGGCGCGCGCCTGTCCCGAAGAATACCGGCAATTCCTCGCCGGCGCCGATGCAGCCAAGGGATGGTGCGAGGCCGAAGGCGAGTTCTTTGGAATCGATCATGCGGAGGCCGGGGCGGCATTGTTCCGCGATTGGGGGCTCCCGCAGCCGTTGATTGACGCGGTGGCGCGTCACCATGAGTACCCCCTGCAGGTCAGCGGTCCCAACGCGGACCGTTTGACGCTGCTGGTGGCGCTGTCGGACCGGGTCGCCCACCAGGGGATCTGGCCGCGCGCCACATTGACCCGCGCCATGGTCGAGGAGAAACACCGCATCGTCAGCACTCTCGGTCTGCGCCCGCTCGACCTGTCCCTGGTCGACCGCTGGGTCTCGGAGAATCTCACCGCCATTGCGTCTCACCTCGACATCGAGGTCGGCTCGCCGACCGAGATCCTCGCACGGGCCAACCAACGTCTGTACGAGTTGCACCAGGAGACCGAGGCGCTCCTGCTGGAATCCGCCGGCACGTCGCGCGACGAACTGACCAGTGAGATCCTCGAGGCGGTGTGCGCCACCTTCTCGCACTACATCAACAACGCCTCGACCTCCATCATGGGGCACGCCGAGCTGGTGCAGATGGCGATCGCGCGCGGCGTCCTCGCCGATCCCGACGGGCGGTTGGCGGACTCCATGCGCATGGTCGAGGATGCCGTCGTCAGCATCTCCGCCGTGCTGACCGAAATGAAACAGTTGACCCGGTTCGACGTCGTGTCGTACCACGACCGCGCCCAAATCCTGAATATCGAGGACAAGGTCAAGCGGCGCGTCGAAACGCTCCGGCCGCGCATCTAG
- a CDS encoding DUF2203 domain-containing protein: MAQFAKHFTLAEANAMLPQIRAIFEQIAALRAQLAERQGDLALVHRAAPGNGGDPNGSELVIQSETIGRLLHELEQNGVIVQDPEAGIIDFPHIRDGEEIFLCWRSGEESVSHWHHLDTGFRGRKPIT, encoded by the coding sequence TTGGCCCAATTCGCGAAGCACTTCACGCTGGCGGAAGCGAACGCCATGCTCCCGCAAATACGTGCGATCTTCGAACAGATCGCCGCCTTGCGCGCCCAGTTGGCGGAACGACAGGGCGATCTTGCGCTCGTCCATCGTGCCGCACCCGGAAACGGCGGCGACCCCAACGGCTCCGAGCTGGTCATCCAGTCCGAGACCATCGGACGGCTCCTGCATGAGTTGGAGCAGAACGGCGTGATCGTCCAAGATCCCGAGGCGGGGATCATCGACTTCCCGCACATTCGCGACGGAGAAGAGATCTTTCTCTGCTGGCGCAGCGGCGAGGAGTCCGTCTCCCACTGGCATCACTTGGATACCGGTTTCCGCGGCCGCAAGCCGATCACTTGA
- a CDS encoding T9SS type A sorting domain-containing protein, which produces MQNYPNPFNSGTTIGFVLSRYERVSLAVYDILGRQVARIVEREMEPGRHLLSWDGHDTNGGAVSSGVYFCRVTTGHGTTSRKMVLLR; this is translated from the coding sequence TTGCAGAACTACCCCAATCCCTTTAACTCGGGCACCACCATTGGATTCGTTTTGTCCCGATACGAACGTGTGTCCCTGGCCGTTTATGACATCTTGGGGCGGCAGGTGGCCCGGATTGTCGAGCGGGAAATGGAGCCAGGCCGGCACCTTCTTTCATGGGACGGCCACGACACGAATGGCGGGGCCGTCAGCAGCGGCGTGTACTTTTGTCGCGTGACCACGGGCCATGGCACGACATCGCGGAAGATGGTGTTGTTGAGGTAA
- the cobO gene encoding cob(I)yrinic acid a,c-diamide adenosyltransferase yields MTADPPKIKIRKGLVICYTGNGKGKTTAAIGMAVRATGYNLRTLIWQFIKGSWHYGELDGLKLLAPYVELRQKGEGFVGIVDDKLPRDVHRAKALAALDEVKGEITSGNWDLVILDEIFVGCQLGFFTADDLLQLLAAKPATVHLVLTGRGAPAEILERADLVTEMCEIKHPYQKGDLAQKGIDY; encoded by the coding sequence ATGACAGCCGACCCACCGAAGATCAAAATCCGCAAAGGGCTGGTGATCTGTTATACCGGCAACGGCAAGGGGAAGACCACCGCCGCCATCGGCATGGCGGTGCGCGCGACCGGGTACAATTTGCGCACGCTGATCTGGCAGTTCATCAAGGGGTCGTGGCATTACGGTGAACTGGACGGCCTGAAACTCCTGGCCCCTTACGTCGAACTGCGCCAGAAGGGGGAGGGATTTGTCGGCATCGTCGACGACAAACTGCCGCGCGACGTGCATCGCGCCAAGGCCCTCGCTGCCCTCGATGAAGTCAAAGGGGAGATCACTTCAGGGAATTGGGACTTGGTCATCCTCGACGAGATCTTCGTCGGCTGCCAGTTGGGGTTCTTCACTGCCGATGATCTCCTGCAACTGCTGGCGGCGAAACCGGCCACAGTGCATCTCGTGCTGACCGGCCGGGGCGCCCCCGCCGAAATTCTTGAACGCGCCGATCTCGTGACCGAGATGTGTGAGATCAAGCACCCTTATCAGAAGGGTGATCTGGCCCAAAAAGGCATAGACTACTGA
- a CDS encoding FlgD immunoglobulin-like domain containing protein yields the protein MTSRHRTLFFLVTLAIATLWAGRSGAENAVRFTDTTAQAGERFSVGIVIANDVILGGAFIPFRWSSADLRFDSVIFVTDRFHGDVVASRTATDRTHRTSGILLSTSLDPGEQAWIPVGEGPVARLHFTVSQDATDQIAFVDSVQAPLGSGQFVQFTTYDGGTLLLPDVYAGAITIGHPAAVTMQVSPAAMSFRGEVGGLDPPGQRLSISSSSQDFFSWSAQWTNSWLSVLPPEGKAPAQPQVTVDLFVLPEGRYEDTIVLESRHAVNSPVRIPIVLTVDTAGFRPPVDLGFALFQNYPNPFVTYHDPETEIRYYLKEAKSVQIRIYNAVGQLVRVLLSGHVAAGERSLIWDGRDESGVVVPSGRYFCRMTTSTGAITRPMIVIK from the coding sequence GTGACATCACGGCACAGGACGCTCTTCTTCCTCGTAACCCTCGCAATTGCGACGCTCTGGGCGGGGCGCTCCGGGGCCGAAAACGCAGTTCGTTTCACCGACACCACGGCGCAGGCCGGCGAGCGGTTCAGTGTCGGCATTGTCATCGCGAACGATGTGATCTTGGGGGGTGCGTTCATCCCGTTCCGATGGTCGTCGGCGGACCTGCGATTCGACAGCGTGATCTTTGTGACGGACCGATTCCACGGCGATGTCGTCGCGAGCAGAACGGCAACGGATCGTACGCATCGCACCAGCGGAATCCTGCTGTCGACGTCACTGGACCCTGGCGAGCAGGCGTGGATTCCCGTGGGCGAGGGACCCGTGGCACGCTTGCACTTCACAGTGTCGCAGGACGCAACCGACCAAATCGCATTCGTGGATTCAGTCCAGGCCCCGTTGGGCTCCGGGCAGTTTGTTCAATTCACGACGTATGATGGGGGTACCTTGCTGTTGCCCGACGTGTACGCGGGCGCGATTACCATTGGCCATCCCGCGGCGGTGACGATGCAGGTCTCCCCGGCGGCGATGTCGTTCCGAGGCGAGGTCGGCGGACTCGATCCGCCGGGGCAACGGCTGTCGATTTCATCCTCGTCACAGGATTTCTTCAGTTGGTCGGCGCAGTGGACAAACTCGTGGTTGAGCGTCCTGCCACCGGAGGGGAAGGCACCCGCACAGCCCCAAGTGACGGTCGATCTGTTCGTCCTGCCGGAGGGGCGCTACGAGGATACGATCGTGCTTGAGTCGCGCCATGCCGTCAACTCGCCGGTGCGCATTCCCATTGTGTTGACGGTTGATACCGCCGGATTTCGTCCGCCTGTCGATCTGGGATTCGCGCTGTTTCAGAACTATCCGAACCCGTTTGTCACCTACCACGATCCGGAAACCGAGATCCGCTACTACCTGAAAGAGGCGAAGTCGGTGCAGATACGCATCTACAACGCCGTGGGGCAATTGGTGCGGGTGCTGTTGTCCGGACATGTCGCTGCCGGAGAGCGGTCGCTGATTTGGGACGGACGGGACGAGAGCGGGGTCGTCGTGCCCTCGGGGCGATATTTCTGTCGGATGACGACGTCGACAGGGGCGATCACCAGGCCGATGATCGTGATCAAGTGA
- a CDS encoding secondary thiamine-phosphate synthase enzyme YjbQ, producing the protein MVRSETISFRTTGDGDIIDLTERVSQAISHSGLRDGIVSVCAIGSTAAVTTIENEPGLRQDLPALLERLVPSQRAYAHDATWGDGNGYAHLRSALVGTSFTTAVADGRPVLGTWQQIVFLEFDNRPRSRSVRVQIIGE; encoded by the coding sequence ATGGTGCGATCGGAGACGATTTCCTTCCGCACCACCGGTGACGGCGACATCATCGATCTGACTGAGCGCGTGAGCCAGGCCATCAGCCACAGCGGTCTGCGGGACGGGATCGTCAGCGTCTGCGCCATCGGATCGACCGCCGCCGTCACGACCATCGAGAATGAGCCCGGTCTTCGGCAGGACCTGCCGGCACTCCTGGAAAGACTGGTGCCCTCACAGCGGGCGTATGCGCACGATGCCACTTGGGGAGACGGCAACGGGTATGCACATCTGCGCTCCGCGCTGGTCGGCACGTCGTTCACGACCGCCGTTGCCGATGGCAGGCCCGTCTTGGGCACTTGGCAACAAATTGTCTTTCTCGAATTCGACAACCGCCCGCGCTCGCGGAGCGTGCGCGTACAGATCATCGGTGAGTAG
- a CDS encoding ribonuclease H-like domain-containing protein translates to MDRQSLDQNTIRARVERMSAHIASGPPAVEPIHIGPESVGAIEVRAPRGRFWHRRVDHAPEEPWGEHIPESLLSETDPAADAESASVRVPFDDPGARVDLRDCVFLDCETTGLSGGAGTIPFLIALGQFDGTTFAVDQFFLADPSDEAAVLDCVAARLAEAKALVTYNGRAFDAPLLEGRFHFWRLSPEFVCLPHLDLLWPTRALFAHRLESCALSQVEEQLLRYARTEDLPGSEVPGVYFEYLRAGFSPRLHAVFEHNRFDVVSLFVYALWLNAQTHPTRPRLAAPDDLMALARLWFRRHRSGPALAALGEAESRVLDGHQRARLHELRGRILKRDHEYEAAHSQWQSLAAIHPARHDAAEEMAKHLEHRRRDFAAALAIVDRALENLRIRESLGEPEIAGARESLLRRQMRLKRRLAVAAPREA, encoded by the coding sequence ATGGACCGACAATCGCTCGACCAGAACACCATCCGCGCCCGCGTCGAACGGATGTCCGCGCATATCGCGTCAGGGCCGCCCGCAGTGGAGCCGATCCACATCGGGCCCGAGTCCGTGGGTGCGATCGAAGTCCGTGCGCCCCGCGGACGCTTCTGGCACCGTCGCGTCGACCACGCGCCGGAAGAACCGTGGGGGGAACATATCCCAGAATCGCTGCTGTCCGAGACTGACCCCGCAGCCGACGCCGAGTCCGCCTCTGTGCGCGTTCCCTTTGACGATCCCGGCGCGCGCGTCGACCTGCGCGATTGTGTGTTCCTCGACTGTGAGACGACTGGTCTTTCCGGCGGGGCCGGCACAATCCCCTTCCTGATCGCGCTGGGACAATTCGATGGTACGACCTTCGCGGTCGATCAGTTCTTCCTGGCCGACCCGTCCGATGAAGCGGCTGTTCTCGATTGTGTGGCCGCTCGCCTGGCAGAGGCGAAAGCGTTGGTCACCTACAACGGCCGCGCCTTCGATGCGCCGCTGTTGGAGGGTCGGTTCCATTTCTGGCGTCTGTCTCCCGAGTTTGTCTGCCTTCCGCACTTGGACCTGCTGTGGCCGACGCGGGCGCTGTTCGCGCATCGCCTGGAATCCTGCGCCTTGAGCCAGGTCGAGGAGCAGTTGTTACGATACGCCCGGACGGAGGATCTGCCCGGATCGGAGGTGCCGGGCGTCTACTTCGAGTATCTGCGCGCTGGATTCAGCCCCCGTCTGCATGCGGTTTTTGAGCACAACCGCTTCGACGTCGTCTCGTTGTTCGTGTATGCGCTGTGGCTGAACGCACAGACGCACCCGACACGTCCCCGGTTGGCGGCTCCCGATGACCTGATGGCTCTGGCGCGGCTATGGTTCCGTCGCCACAGGTCCGGACCGGCCCTGGCCGCACTCGGCGAGGCGGAGAGCCGCGTTCTCGATGGCCACCAGCGCGCCCGCCTGCATGAGCTGCGCGGCCGAATTCTGAAGCGCGATCACGAGTATGAGGCCGCGCATTCGCAGTGGCAATCGCTGGCGGCGATCCACCCGGCGCGACATGACGCCGCCGAGGAGATGGCCAAACACCTGGAACATCGCCGTCGCGATTTCGCCGCGGCGCTCGCGATTGTCGACCGGGCTCTGGAGAATTTGCGCATACGGGAGTCCCTGGGCGAACCGGAAATTGCAGGCGCACGCGAGTCGCTGCTTCGGCGGCAGATGCGCTTGAAAAGACGGCTGGCGGTCGCCGCGCCGCGAGAAGCTTGA
- a CDS encoding AMP-binding protein — translation MTTASAPTTIPELILTSTLRWPARPALWRWRDGALTSVSYGALVGAAVQLSQRLRTYGAGPDRRVGIWVPDRFSWGVAYLGVLWSGATAIPVDPLLTPGEARAILEEADPSLLITAGATPILTGRGTSLPIVRLSQIWPEFVEPTAALPPAPTIDPEAIASILFTSGTSGTTKGVMLSHANIVADIAAVAERGLLTSRDKLLSILPIHHAFECTMGFLYPLSQGAQVAFARGLKSGEILADLKATGATEMIGVPLLFEKIAKGIRHRVSEAPRSQRLTFALCMALSRAFRRAGWRGAGRWLFRGVRQRAGIGSLRLLTSGAAALPPDVAEFFDTVGLPLVQGYGLSEAAPAVAVDIPGRHRYDTVGPPLPMVQVTIRDPRPDGVGEILVKGPMIMKGYWRRPAETATVIRDGWLLTGDLGTLDRDGRLRIVGRSKNVIISGAGKNIYPEELEAVLGDQPGILESVVYGRSRPGRIGEAVAAVIVPDREWFETTRPEALTDEALLRELIAAAVRNACERLAPYKRVVEWELRREPLEKTSTRKIKRLLVTAQGVAEPAKTQAQAGT, via the coding sequence GTGACAACCGCATCAGCACCCACTACGATTCCCGAACTGATCCTCACAAGCACCCTGCGTTGGCCGGCTCGTCCGGCCCTCTGGCGCTGGCGTGATGGCGCCCTTACGTCCGTGTCCTACGGGGCGCTGGTCGGCGCGGCGGTGCAGTTGTCCCAACGATTGCGGACCTACGGGGCGGGTCCGGATCGCCGAGTCGGAATCTGGGTCCCAGACCGATTCTCATGGGGTGTGGCCTATCTCGGCGTGCTCTGGTCCGGTGCCACCGCGATACCTGTCGATCCGCTTCTGACCCCGGGCGAGGCGCGGGCCATCCTTGAGGAAGCCGATCCTTCGCTTCTGATCACCGCCGGCGCGACACCGATACTGACCGGCCGCGGCACGAGTCTGCCGATAGTGCGCCTCTCGCAGATCTGGCCCGAGTTCGTCGAGCCGACAGCGGCGCTGCCCCCGGCCCCGACCATTGATCCTGAGGCCATCGCGTCGATCCTGTTCACATCGGGAACCAGCGGCACCACCAAGGGCGTAATGCTGTCGCATGCGAACATCGTCGCGGATATCGCCGCCGTGGCCGAACGCGGGCTCCTCACCTCCCGCGACAAGCTCCTTTCGATCCTGCCGATCCACCACGCCTTTGAGTGCACGATGGGATTTCTCTACCCGCTGTCCCAGGGAGCGCAGGTGGCCTTCGCGCGCGGCTTGAAGTCGGGGGAGATTCTGGCTGACCTGAAGGCCACCGGCGCGACCGAGATGATCGGCGTTCCCCTGCTGTTTGAGAAGATCGCCAAGGGCATCAGGCACCGCGTGTCCGAGGCGCCGCGGTCCCAGCGCCTCACCTTCGCTCTATGCATGGCGCTGTCCCGGGCCTTCCGGAGGGCGGGATGGCGTGGGGCGGGACGGTGGTTGTTCCGTGGTGTACGACAGCGCGCCGGGATCGGCTCCCTGCGCCTGCTGACATCGGGTGCGGCGGCACTTCCTCCCGACGTCGCCGAATTCTTCGACACCGTTGGGCTGCCTCTCGTGCAGGGATATGGCCTGTCAGAAGCGGCACCGGCCGTGGCGGTTGACATCCCGGGACGGCATCGTTACGACACAGTCGGTCCGCCACTGCCCATGGTGCAAGTGACGATTCGCGACCCCCGTCCTGACGGCGTCGGAGAGATTCTGGTCAAGGGCCCGATGATCATGAAGGGGTACTGGCGGCGGCCCGCCGAAACGGCGACCGTCATCCGCGATGGCTGGTTGTTGACCGGCGACTTGGGGACTCTCGACCGCGATGGGCGCCTGCGCATCGTCGGTCGCAGCAAGAATGTCATCATCTCCGGCGCGGGGAAGAACATCTACCCGGAGGAACTCGAGGCGGTCTTGGGCGACCAGCCCGGGATCTTGGAATCGGTTGTGTACGGCCGGTCCCGACCGGGCAGGATCGGCGAGGCCGTCGCCGCCGTCATCGTTCCTGACCGCGAGTGGTTTGAGACGACACGGCCCGAGGCGCTCACCGATGAGGCGCTTCTCCGTGAGTTGATCGCGGCGGCCGTCCGCAACGCCTGTGAGCGTTTGGCACCGTACAAGCGTGTCGTCGAATGGGAATTGCGCCGGGAACCCCTCGAAAAGACCTCGACGCGCAAGATCAAACGTCTTCTCGTGACCGCTCAGGGCGTTGCCGAACCCGCCAAGACACAAGCTCAGGCCGGTACGTGA
- a CDS encoding HD domain-containing phosphohydrolase: protein MYRIDLGLRGTPATVLVVDDEPSIRQLLYDWLAEEPGLTVRVAASPDEAEAVLERESVDLLLVDLRLREGSGLEVIRVAGALQPHAVSILITGHPTVETAISALQTGTFDYLIKPFKLELLSATVHRALEHSRLRHENMQLREQVAISEMMRAIGSSLELDQILSLILGTVLREFSAAAVSVLLYDPDTGRMELQGLEGDRAVIRDGPYLEFLRGESAVSSTVLATGRLALLTDRQGDLFTEGAPRHDRLCQPLLVKGRAIGVLNIVRRANAGPCGDGTLRTIEMTAAQAAIAIDNSRLYRNLHAAYLDTVSALANAIEIRDPYTRGHTDRVKLLARALGNRLGWDNDRLFGLWMGCTLHDIGKIGVPDGVLSKPGPLTADEFALMKTHPEIGVKIIEGVPFLKPAIPYVYYHHERYDGSGYPFGMIRDEIPIEGRILAVVDAFDAITSDRPYRRGQSLEVAREELRAFAGIQFDPEIVELFFAALNDVDIPWMKLPQRQAHAYASATF, encoded by the coding sequence ATGTACCGTATCGACCTGGGATTGCGGGGCACGCCGGCGACCGTTCTCGTCGTGGACGATGAGCCGTCGATCCGGCAGTTGCTCTATGACTGGCTGGCGGAAGAACCCGGCTTGACCGTGCGCGTGGCCGCCTCGCCGGATGAAGCCGAGGCGGTCCTCGAACGGGAATCGGTCGACCTGCTACTGGTCGATCTGCGTCTGCGCGAGGGTTCCGGACTTGAGGTGATCCGTGTCGCCGGTGCATTGCAGCCGCACGCGGTCTCGATTCTGATCACCGGCCACCCCACCGTGGAGACGGCGATCTCCGCCCTGCAAACCGGGACCTTCGACTATTTGATCAAGCCCTTCAAGCTGGAGTTGCTCAGCGCCACGGTGCACCGGGCGCTGGAGCACTCTCGTCTGCGCCACGAGAACATGCAATTGCGCGAGCAGGTGGCCATTTCCGAAATGATGCGCGCGATCGGCTCCTCGTTGGAGCTGGATCAGATCCTCTCCCTGATCCTCGGCACCGTCTTGCGCGAATTCTCCGCCGCCGCCGTCTCCGTTCTCCTGTACGACCCGGACACCGGGAGAATGGAGCTCCAGGGGCTCGAAGGCGATCGTGCCGTGATCCGCGACGGTCCCTATCTCGAGTTCCTCCGTGGCGAGAGCGCGGTGTCGTCGACCGTATTGGCGACCGGGCGACTGGCGCTGTTGACCGATCGCCAGGGTGATCTGTTTACGGAGGGTGCGCCGCGCCATGATCGTCTTTGCCAGCCGTTGCTGGTCAAGGGACGCGCCATCGGCGTGCTGAACATCGTGCGCCGCGCCAATGCCGGTCCCTGCGGTGACGGCACCTTGCGGACCATTGAGATGACGGCGGCGCAGGCGGCGATCGCCATCGACAATTCACGTCTCTACCGGAATCTTCACGCCGCCTATCTGGACACGGTCTCGGCACTGGCCAATGCCATCGAAATCCGCGACCCATACACGCGCGGACACACCGATCGGGTCAAGCTTTTGGCGCGCGCGCTCGGCAACCGTCTGGGCTGGGACAACGACCGGTTGTTCGGACTCTGGATGGGGTGCACGCTGCACGACATCGGCAAGATCGGTGTCCCCGACGGCGTCCTTTCCAAGCCGGGGCCGTTGACCGCCGACGAGTTCGCATTGATGAAGACCCATCCTGAGATCGGCGTGAAGATCATCGAAGGCGTCCCCTTCCTGAAACCCGCCATCCCCTATGTGTACTACCACCATGAGCGCTATGATGGCAGCGGGTACCCCTTCGGCATGATCCGCGACGAGATTCCGATCGAGGGACGAATCCTGGCGGTCGTGGATGCTTTTGACGCGATCACATCGGACCGGCCCTACCGTCGCGGTCAGTCCCTGGAGGTGGCGCGGGAAGAACTTCGCGCCTTTGCCGGCATCCAATTCGACCCGGAGATCGTCGAGCTGTTCTTTGCCGCCCTCAACGATGTTGACATCCCTTGGATGAAGCTCCCTCAGCGTCAAGCCCACGCCTACGCCTCGGCCACGTTCTGA
- a CDS encoding IS630 family transposase, with the protein IMAYLNETNDHPKPFVWTKTADEIIQSIGRFCIETSNSGH; encoded by the coding sequence CGATCATGGCCTATCTCAACGAAACCAACGACCATCCCAAACCGTTCGTCTGGACCAAAACCGCTGATGAAATCATCCAATCCATCGGACGCTTTTGTATAGAAACTTCTAACTCAGGACACTAG